GATTCGTCTGTCCCGACAAGCAGATAGCTCATTGTTTCCATGCTCCCTCCGATTATGACTGGCTGTCCTGTCTCTTGGTGCAATGGCGATAGCTCCTTGCGCCCTGGTCCGAAGCTCCTTGTGGCCCCTTTCCTGTGGACGAGCAATTTTTTTCCTGAATGCTCCTCGACTTTTGCGATATTGTGCGCGACATCATACACCAGTTCCATGCCGAGCTCCTCAGCACTGCTTCCGAATATCTTTGAGAATCCTTCCCTGATCCCGTGCATCAGCACTTGCCTGTTCGCAAATGCCATGTTGGCTGAAGCGCACATCGCCTTGAAATAGTCTTGCCCTTCCTTGGAATTGAATGGCGCGCTTGCCAGCTCCTTGTCGATTACTTTTATGCCGTACTTGGGCATTATGTCGAGGCATTTTCTCAGGTAGTCTGTTCCGACCTGATGACCGAGACCTCGTGAGCCGCAGTGCACCATTATGACTATCTGGTCCTCGAAGATGCCGAATTTCTTGGCGATCTTGTCTTCGAATATTGCACCTTTTGGGACATGCTGTATCTCGAGGTAATGGTTCCCTGATCCGAGTGTGCCGACTTGGTCTATGCCTCTGGATTTCGCTTTTTCGCTGACCTTCGAGTCATCTGCTGACTCTATGCAACCACGGTCTTCCATCATCTCCAGGTCCTTTTCCCATCCCTGGCCCTGCTGGATAACCCATTTTGCGCCTTCATTGAGCAGGTTGTTCAGGTCATTCTTGCTCAGTCTTGATGCTCCCTTTGCTCCGACTCCTGGCCTTGCGCTTCCATAGAGCCTGTCTATTATCTCCTTGATTTTTGGTTTGACATCATTGAATGTGAGGTTTGTCCTTATCAGCCTGACTCCGCAGTTGATATCGAATCCCACTCCGCCGGGGCTTATGATGCCTTCTTCCAGGTCAAATGCCGCGACACCGCCTATCGGGAATCCGTATCCTGAATGGCCGTCGCTCATGCAGTATGCGTAGTCCTGGATTCCGGGAAGCGTTGCTACATTTGTCAGCTGGCCGAATACATGCGCATCCATCTCATTGACGAGTTTTTGGCTTGCCACGATCCTTGCAGGGACTCTCATCCCTGGTTTGTATCCTTTTCCTATTTCCCATACAAAATCATTTATCTTGCTTAATTCCGGTCTTTTTGGCTCTTCTCTCATTTTAGTCGTAATGAAATTTCATCTCATATGTCCCTTTGTCCTGCGTCAGCTCGAATCCATAATAGGTGACTATGCCG
Above is a window of Candidatus Woesearchaeota archaeon DNA encoding:
- a CDS encoding RtcB family protein, which codes for MREEPKRPELSKINDFVWEIGKGYKPGMRVPARIVASQKLVNEMDAHVFGQLTNVATLPGIQDYAYCMSDGHSGYGFPIGGVAAFDLEEGIISPGGVGFDINCGVRLIRTNLTFNDVKPKIKEIIDRLYGSARPGVGAKGASRLSKNDLNNLLNEGAKWVIQQGQGWEKDLEMMEDRGCIESADDSKVSEKAKSRGIDQVGTLGSGNHYLEIQHVPKGAIFEDKIAKKFGIFEDQIVIMVHCGSRGLGHQVGTDYLRKCLDIMPKYGIKVIDKELASAPFNSKEGQDYFKAMCASANMAFANRQVLMHGIREGFSKIFGSSAEELGMELVYDVAHNIAKVEEHSGKKLLVHRKGATRSFGPGRKELSPLHQETGQPVIIGGSMETMSYLLVGTDESEMTFGSTCHGSGRVMSRAEAKSKVRGDELKRDMEAHGIYVKAVSLPGLAEEAGLAYKDVSEVINSVHNAGISKKIASFKPLGNIKG